Proteins co-encoded in one Lasioglossum baleicum chromosome 3, iyLasBale1, whole genome shotgun sequence genomic window:
- the LOC143207586 gene encoding putative salivary secreted peptide: MSAQKLLVCLAIALIAVIATEVASISSYDNIDNYASNRSNKSHHLIVGSRVPGDRLVLRQSVIEKSSWMQVISITRRFNTTRTWEKITQVRALDQKTNGNGAYASLLSGGPGFNNVTLKFKSQRGHGINFIVELYAR; the protein is encoded by the coding sequence ATGTCTGCTCAGAAGTTGCTCGTGTGCTTGGCAATAGCCCTGATCGCTGTGATCGCCACCGAAGTCGCTTCGATATCATCTTATGACAACATTGACAACTACGCCAGCAATAGGTCGAACAAGTCTCATCACTTGATCGTTGGATCCAGAGTGCCTGGCGACAGACTGGTTCTCAGGCAAAGCGTCATCGAGAAGAGCAGCTGGATGCAAGTGATATCTATTACGAGGAGGTTCAACACTACACGTACATGGGAAAAGATCACTCAGGTGAGAGCTCTTGATCAGAAAACCAACGGCAACGGTGCTTACGCCAGCCTTCTCAGCGGTGGACCTGGATTCAACAATGTCACGCTTAAATTCAAGAGCCAGAGGGGCCATGGCATCAACTTCATCGTTGAACTGTATGCACGTTAA
- the LOC143207584 gene encoding protein phosphatase 1H, with amino-acid sequence MLNRFKSAFMNAVGASELGLQYPNDSDNDAITDYINSNFTTEVENKPYSRPSFLGLTTEETQVSADHRVRPIIVPRDLSRLPWCAGYAECINAGKSTWNEDQASATRGDLKLDDINVTLPYVMFSMFDGHAGYQVALTARLQLHKIILERLMAIPGNMLLNENEDELIKGRDLVIGAIELAYRQMDQMVEAQAQSGGGGCTAITILFLNGRLYSAGAGDSRAILVTEKVQCALTRDHTPESESNRVRALGLLRSNELLKSHFTPLEFRERPLRKELGSMVLYREPYMTGWAYKVLSHSDLKLPLISGHGKRSRVMGTIGVTRGFGDHGLKAANTGVNIKPFLSSQPEVHSISLDNCNLTERDCVIVATDGLWDVVSEKVAGNLLRKTLAPDTPSLEYRLTMGAQELVQAARGRLIGRVWVGKSENPEEQDEKFLPMASVDDISVLVVPLYPYSCEHKQWWKTLHPGRSITYTMDSIYISPNNTP; translated from the exons ATGCTAAACAGATTTAAATCAGCGTTTATGAATGCTGTGGGTGCAAGTGAGCTTGGCCTACAATATCCTAACGATTCGGATAACGACGCGATAACGGattatattaattctaattttACCACAGAAGTAGAAAACAAACCATACAGTCGTCCAAGTTTTCTAGGATTAACAACAGAGGAGACCCAA GTAAGTGCTGATCATAGAGTTAGACCGATCATAGTTCCAAGAGATCTGAGTCGATTACCTTGGTGTGCTGGTTACGCAGAATGTATAAACGCTGGGAAAAGTACTTGGAACGAAGATCAAGCCTCTGCGACCAGAGGGGATCTGAAATTAGATGATATTAATGTTACATTGCCTTACGTTATGTTTTCTATGTTCGATGGGCATGCTGGTTACCAAGTTGCTTTGACCGCAAGGCtacaattacataaaataattctt GAAAGGTTAATGGCAATACCAGGGAATATGTTACTAAACGAGAACGAAGACGAACTGATAAAAGGAAGAGATTTAGTTATTGGTGCTATCGAGCTAGCGTATAGACAGATGGATCAAATGGTAGAAGCTCAGGCTCAAAGCGGAGGTGGTGGTTGCACAGCAATCACTATTTTATTCCTTAACGGTAGATTATATTCGGCGGGTGCTGGAGATTCTAg GGCTATACTCGTGACAGAAAAAGTTCAATGTGCGCTGACAAGAGATCATACTCCCGAATCAGAGTCGAACCGTGTCAGAGCACTCGGTCTTTTAAGAAGCAACGAGCTACTGAAAAGTCATTTCACGCCATTAGAATTTCGAGAACGTCCTTTACGAAAAGAATTAGGCTCCATGGTTTTATATAGGGAACCTTACATGACTGGTTGGGCGTATAAAGTATTAAGTCATTCTGATTTGAAACTACCTCTTATTTCTGGTCATGGGAAAAGG AGTCGAGTGATGGGAACTATAGGGGTGACACGCGGATTTGGAGATCATGGCTTGAAGGCAGCTAATACAGGAGTGAACATAAAACCATTTCTGTCGTCGCAGCCAGAAGTACATTCCATAAGTTTGGATAACTGCAATCTCACGGAACGTGATTGCGTTATCGTGGCCACAGATGGGCTCTGGGATGTTGTATCAGAGAAGGTAGCgggaaatttattgagaaagaCTCTGGCTCCTGATACACCATCGCTGGAATATAG GCTTACAATGGGTGCTCAAGAATTAGTACAAGCAGCGAGAGGTAGATTAATCGGTAGAGTTTGGGTAGGTAAATCGGAAAATCCCGAAGAACAAGACGAAAAATTTTTACCAATGGCGTCGGTTGATGATATTAGTGTTCTAGTAGTACCATTATACCCCTATTCATGCGAGCATAAGCAATGGTGGAAAACGCTGCATCCAGGGAGATCCATCACATATACTATGGATTCGATATACATATCACCCAACAACACTCCATAG
- the LOC143207589 gene encoding putative salivary secreted peptide, whose amino-acid sequence MSAQKLLVCLAIALIAVIATEVASIPSYDNYASANKSHHLIVGSRVPGDRLILRQSVIEKSSWMQVISTTRTFNTTNTWEKITQVKALDQKTNGNGATASLLGGGPGSNYVTLKFKSKRGHGINFIVELYAR is encoded by the coding sequence ATGTCTGCTCAGAAGTTGCTCGTGTGCTTGGCAATAGCACTGATCGCTGTGATCGCCACCGAAGTCGCTTCGATACCATCTTATGACAACTACGCCAGCGCGAACAAGTCTCATCACTTGATCGTTGGATCCAGAGTGCCTGGCGACAGACTGATTCTCAGGCAAAGCGTCATCGAAAAAAGCAGCTGGATGCAAGTGATATCTACTACGAGGACGTTCAACACCACAAATACATGGGAAAAGATCACTCAGGTGAAAGCTCTTGATCAGAAAACCAACGGCAACGGTGCTACCGCCAGCCTTCTCGGCGGTGGACCTGGATCCAACTACGTCACGCTTAAATTCAAGAGCAAGAGGGGCCATGGCATCAACTTCATCGTTGAACTGTATGCACGTTAA